In one Babylonia areolata isolate BAREFJ2019XMU chromosome 14, ASM4173473v1, whole genome shotgun sequence genomic region, the following are encoded:
- the LOC143289581 gene encoding uncharacterized protein LOC143289581: protein MAFSLTFSSILDNNIRHVYSGMPVQMSYRHSSEYPNMDQLRQRRENQQLKNFVLRTSEYQSDFNCLIPRAPAFRILSRHEVDDIVKRLQRETVASTRQDGASESRTVKEKEKNNPKYLGLKKVSQAEIEEITERVNKPTKMSTIREKPRNPSDMPQVA, encoded by the exons ATGGCCTTCAGCCTGACCTTCAGCAGCATCCTGGACAACAACATCCGCCACGTGTACTCGGGCATGCCGGTCCAGATGAGCTACCGCCACAGCAGCGAGTACCCCAACATGGACCAGCTCCGCCAGCGGAGGGAGAACCAGCAGCTGAAGAACTTCGTGCTCCGGACCTCCGAGTACCAGTCCGACTTCAACTGCCTCATCCCCAGGGCCCCTGCCTTCCGTATCCTGTCCAGGCATGAg GTGGACGACATCGTCAAACGCCTCCAGCGGGAGACCGTGGCCAGCACGCGCCAGGACGGGGCCAGCGAGAGCCGCacggtgaaggagaaggagaagaacaacccCAAGTACCTGGGGCTCAAGAAGGTCTCCCAGGCAGAGATCGAAGAGATCACCGAGCGCGTCAACAAGCCCACCAAGATGTCCACCATCCGCGAGAAGCCCCGCAATCCTTCCGACATGCCCCAGGTGGCGTGA